One genomic region from Amaranthus tricolor cultivar Red isolate AtriRed21 chromosome 12, ASM2621246v1, whole genome shotgun sequence encodes:
- the LOC130828711 gene encoding uncharacterized protein LOC130828711, producing the protein MEARIETIEETLHMLVQHLTGRGNQQRQPHHPNDDQEDKMIRIDIKDFDGQSSNPEEYLEWEASMERYFEYRGTTSEGQYKMAKMKLTKLAAMWLEGVQRQRVREHRERIDTWDRLKKHLNRKYVPINFKHQMYIKWSTLSQKGRSVIEYIHEWEKLVVICDIEDAEDLKLTKFLSGLREDIRDQLMTMPTLDLQTAFNLAPIYEQNYNKRRMTGNNYNRSLKTYPPKQSRPTSPKAQRKTEPNPNTPGRIPVPLNKVVCFKCHGHGHYKKDCPNIRVFTAQEWKEIREDTQPKMMLVVRNGRVEEDWSPVEEHEPEGSYRVDDFGKMVRYEHSTDEEEFEEGLEKLLPEEGHYNLIIRRSLHTTYVEEESNQRENIFQTKCKIKDQVCDMIIDGGSESNCVSLALVTDLNLRTRPHAHPYKLKWLDNKAFGSVNKQCLLGFTIGSYKDQVLCDVLEMNACLVLLGRPWQYDKRSIHNGFTNTYTIKHEGKFKELVPLPPHRTIPPPMKEPVHLISRKVCEKEIKNMNEVYVLITKEVEQTIEIPPEVKPLLQQYKDVFPDELPKGLPPVRGIEHQIDLIPRAPLPYKPAYRANPTKTKELQRQVEELLQRGYVRESLSPCAVPTLLVPKKNGT; encoded by the coding sequence ATGGAGGCAAGAATAGAGACCATAGAGGAAACCCTACATATGTTGGTTCAGCACCTTACTGGAAGAGGCAATCAACAAAGACAACCCCACCATCCTAATGATGATCAGGAAGATAAAATGATAAGGATAGACATTAAGGACTTTGATGGACAGTCCAGTAACCCTGAGGAATATTTGGAGTGGGAAGCAAGTATGGAAAGATATTTTGAATACAGAGGAACTACATCTGAAGGACAGTACAAAATGGCAAAGATGAAACTCACCAAACTTGCTGCTATGTGGCTGGAAGGGGTACAAAGGCAGAGGGTGAGGGAGCATAGGGAAAGAATTGATACTTGGGATAGACTAAAAAAGCACTTGAATAGGAAGTATGTCCCTATCAATTTCAAGCATCAAATGTATATTAAATGGAGCACTCTTAGTCAAAAGGGTAGGAGTGTGATTGAATATATACATGAATGGGAGAAACTGGTGGTGATATGTGATATAGAAGATGCAGAGGACTTGAAGCTGACTAAGTTCCTATCTGGTTTGAGAGAAGATATCAGGGATCAACTCATGACCATGCCTACATTAGACCTACAAACAGCCTTCAACCTAGCCCCAATTTATGAGCAAAATTATAACAAGAGAAGGATGACAGGAAACAACTACAACAGGTCTCTTAAAACCTACCCACCCAAACAATCTAGACCTACATCACCCAAGGCACAGAGGAAAACAGAGCCAAACCCTAATACCCCTGGCAGGATACCTGTACCTCTAAACAAGGTAGTGTGTTTTAAGTGTCATGGCCATGGACATTACAAAAAGGACTGCCCCAACATTAGAGTTTTCACTGCCCAAGAGTGGAAAGAGATAAGGGAGGATACCCAACCCAAGATGATGCTGGTGGTGAGAAATGGTAGGGTGGAGGAAGATTGGTCTCCAGTGGAAGAACATGAACCAGAAGGATCTTATAGGGTTGATGATTTTGGAAAAATGGTAAGGTATGAACACAGTACTGATGAGGAGGAGTTTGAAGAAGGACTGGAGAAGTTATTGCCTGAGGAAGGTCACTACAACCTGATCATAAGGAGAAGCTTGCACACCACTTATGTTGAGGAAGAAAGCAATCAAAGAGAGAACATTTTTCAAACCAAATGTAAGATAAAAGACCAAGTTTGTGATATGATAATTGATGGAGGAAGCGAGTCTAACTGTGTTAGCTTGGCCTTAGTGACAGACCTAAACCTGAGAACTAGGCCTCATGCACACCCATACAAGCTGAAATGGTTGGACAACAAAGCCTTTGGATCAGTAAATAAGCAATGTCTGCTAGGGTTTACAATAGGCTCATATAAGGATCAAGTGTTATGTGATGTGCTGGAAATGAATGCCTGCCTTGTACTCTTGGGAAGACCATGGCAATATGACAAAAGAAGCATACACAATGGGTTCACTAACACCTACACCATAAAGCATGAAGGAAAGTTTAAGGAGTTAGTTCCCCTGCCTCCCCACAGAACCATTCCCCCACCTATGAAGGAACCTGTACACTTAATTAGTAGAAAGGTGTGTGAAAAGGAAATCAAGAACATGAATGAGGTTTATGTCTTAATTACGAAGGAGGTAGAGCAAACAATAGAGATACCCCCTGAAGTGAAACCTCTACTGCAGCAGTACAAGGATGTATTCCCTGATGAATTACCTAAGGGTTTGCCTCCTGTAAGGGGTATTGAACACCAGATAGATCTCATACCAAGAGCCCCTCTACCCTATAAACCAGCCTATAGAGCCAATCCCACAAAAACAAAGGAACTACAGAGACAAGTGGAGGAGTTATTACAAAGAGGATATGTAAGAGAAAGCCTCAGTCCATGTGCAGTACCTACTCTGcttgtgccaaaaaagaatgggACATGA